In the Wyeomyia smithii strain HCP4-BCI-WySm-NY-G18 chromosome 2, ASM2978416v1, whole genome shotgun sequence genome, one interval contains:
- the LOC129723570 gene encoding proteoglycan 4-like has protein sequence MEKSIVLTLAVLTLIVAVRAVDNENININVNVDPESKTYHQFKTREGSFNYGYNVAKKKFNQFQHKVRGPDDVTYGCYGFVDPDNGTHLYHYVSDLKGYRIVSFNQTTKIYRQRVADSVKQLLEAVEESLPWDRLYFPEVCRHLYLSQKESNQFSLPEGAIVAKDGSVIFDPSAAPAQPTFRQQPRPATPSPATPAPTPRPPAPTRGPAVEPPRYYPTSPRPLATTPRSTVAIPKQTFNDVPSKIPVKPIELKPVVKPTSRAEFGTRRPPENSILNLATSQTETVVKPNNIDRVDLIAIGQDVQDVKATLNKLITHLLSRDHDCNTPTDNGYRSNNIPEYPTSHGTGPTQRIESQPVSQGPGRPGQIAAYLPLILTDYVSGTPFAHAPSDPNIGGESVRLALPAYPIPQCPVCQGKK, from the exons ACGCTGGCAGTGCTGACGCTGATTGTTGCCGTACGAGCGGTggataacgaaaatattaacaTCAACGTAAATGTCGATCCCGAGTCGAAAACCTACCACCAGTTCAAAACTCGGGAAGGATCCTTCAACTATGGTTACAACGTCGCCAAAAAGAAGTTCAATCAGTTTCAGCACAAAGTTCGCGGACCGGATGACGTCACGTACGGTTGCTACGGGTTCGTTGATCCGGACAACGGCACACATCTGTACCACTACGTGTCCGATCTGAAAGGCTATCGCATTGTATCGTTCAATCAAACCACCAAAATTTACCGGCAACGGGTAGCAGACAGTGT AAAACAACTCCTGGAAGCGGTTGAAGAAAGCCTGCCGTGGGACCGGTTATACTTCCCGGAAGTTTGCCGTCATCTCTATCTCAGCCAGAAAGAGTCCAATCAGTTCAGTCTACCCGAGGGTGCTATCGTTGCTAAAGATGGCTCAGTAATCTTCGACCCGTCGGCAGCACCAGCACAACCGACGTTCCGTCAGCAACCACGACCGGCAACGCCAAGTCCAGCTACCCCAGCACCAACGCCTCGTCCACCTGCTCCGACGAGAGGTCCAGCCGTTGAACCGCCGAGGTACTATCCGACTAGTCCGAGACCCCTTGCGACAACTCCTAGATCTACTGTCGCGATCCCAAAACAAACTTTTAACG ATGTCCCATCGAAAATACCAGTGAAACCGATTGAACTGAAGCCAGTTGTCAAACCCACCAGTAGGGCGGAGTTCGGTACACGAAGGCCTCCTGAAAATTCAATTCTAAATTTGGCAACATCACAAACCGAGACCGTGGTAAAACCAA ACAACATCGATCGCGTTGATTTGATTGCAATTGGTCAAGATGTTCAGGACGTAAAAGCCACGTTGAACAAACTAATCACTCATTTGCTTTCGCGGGATCACGACTGCAATACACCTACTGACAACGGTTATAGGTCAAATAACATTCCAGAATATCCAACTAGTCACGGGACAGGTCCTACGCAAAGAATAGAGAGTCAACCAGTGTCACAAGGTCCAGGTCGGCCGGGACAGATTGCCGCCTATCTTCCCCTGATTCTGACGGATTACGTTTCCGGGACACCCTTTGCGCATGCGCCGAGTGACCCAAACATTGGAGGTGAATCGGTTAGGCTGGCGCTTCCTGCCTACCCTATTCCCCAATGTCCGGTTTGCCAGGGGAAAAAGTGA